One genomic segment of Candidatus Fukatsuia endosymbiont of Tuberolachnus salignus includes these proteins:
- the kefB gene encoding glutathione-regulated potassium-efflux system protein KefB, translating into MEYPILLIAILLFLFAAVVAVPIAQRLGIGAVLGYLVAGIAIGPWGLGLIRDVDEILHFSELGVVFLMFIIGLELKPAKLWQLRRSIFGVGTGQVVITSIILGALLYATHFAWQAAVIGGIGLAMSSTAMAIQLMREKGMNHNEGGQLGFSVLLFQDMAVIPALALIPILAGSGGENNDWLKISMKMVAFAGMLIGCRYLLRPLFRYIVASGVREVFTAAALLVVLGWALFMDALGLSMALGTFIAGVLLAESEFQHELEIAIEPFKGLLLGLFFISVGMALNIGVLFSHVLLVLVGVVTLVSIKAVVLYALSRLFALRRSARLQFAGVLSQGGEFAFVLFSAAFSQKVLAADQLALLLVVVTLSMMTTPLLMKIIDWLLARRYNTSEENDEKPFVEDNDPQVIIVGFGRFGQVIGRLLMANKMRITVLERDVSAVSMMRKYGYKVYYGDATQLELLRAAGAEKAKAIVITCHEPEDTMILVHLCQQHFPNLKIFARARGRVEAHELLQNGIENFTRETFSSALELGRKTLLELGMHPHQAYRVQQHFRRLDMRMLRELMPHHHGDVAQISRVKEARRELEDIFQREMQNERRQLDGWDTYE; encoded by the coding sequence ATGGAATATCCAATACTATTAATCGCTATCCTGCTGTTTTTATTTGCCGCTGTCGTTGCTGTGCCGATAGCTCAGCGTTTAGGGATTGGTGCTGTCCTGGGCTATCTCGTCGCCGGGATTGCTATTGGTCCTTGGGGATTGGGTCTTATCCGTGATGTCGATGAAATTTTGCATTTTTCCGAATTAGGGGTCGTTTTTTTGATGTTTATCATCGGATTGGAGCTTAAACCGGCAAAATTGTGGCAGCTTAGGCGCTCGATATTTGGCGTGGGTACCGGCCAGGTGGTGATCACTTCAATCATTCTCGGTGCTTTACTTTATGCAACTCATTTCGCTTGGCAAGCGGCGGTAATTGGTGGTATCGGTCTGGCGATGTCTTCTACCGCAATGGCGATACAATTGATGCGTGAAAAAGGGATGAATCACAACGAAGGGGGACAGCTTGGATTCTCGGTGTTGTTGTTTCAAGATATGGCGGTGATCCCAGCATTGGCGTTAATTCCTATTTTGGCAGGCAGCGGCGGAGAGAATAACGATTGGCTTAAAATCAGTATGAAAATGGTTGCTTTCGCGGGGATGTTGATCGGTTGTCGCTATCTGTTACGTCCCTTGTTTCGTTATATTGTCGCTTCAGGGGTACGGGAGGTCTTTACCGCTGCCGCGTTATTGGTCGTGTTAGGTTGGGCCTTATTTATGGATGCATTGGGTTTGTCTATGGCATTAGGCACTTTTATTGCGGGTGTTTTACTGGCAGAAAGTGAATTTCAGCACGAACTAGAAATTGCCATTGAACCTTTTAAAGGATTATTGCTCGGGTTATTTTTTATTTCGGTGGGAATGGCATTAAATATCGGTGTGCTCTTTAGCCATGTGTTGTTAGTGCTGGTGGGGGTCGTGACGCTGGTTTCTATAAAAGCCGTGGTACTCTATGCTTTGTCACGTCTTTTTGCTTTACGCCGCTCAGCACGCTTGCAATTTGCTGGTGTATTGAGCCAGGGAGGAGAATTTGCTTTCGTTCTGTTTTCTGCCGCATTTAGCCAAAAAGTGCTAGCGGCGGATCAATTGGCATTGCTGCTGGTGGTAGTAACACTATCGATGATGACGACACCCTTGCTGATGAAGATAATAGATTGGCTGCTCGCGCGCCGTTATAACACGTCGGAAGAAAATGATGAAAAGCCTTTTGTCGAAGATAATGATCCTCAGGTGATTATTGTTGGATTCGGTCGCTTTGGGCAAGTGATTGGGCGTTTACTCATGGCTAATAAAATGCGCATTACCGTATTGGAACGTGATGTTAGTGCCGTGAGTATGATGCGTAAGTATGGTTACAAAGTCTATTACGGTGATGCTACACAACTTGAGCTTTTACGTGCAGCGGGTGCAGAAAAAGCGAAGGCGATCGTCATCACCTGTCATGAGCCGGAAGATACTATGATATTGGTTCATCTCTGCCAGCAACATTTTCCTAATTTGAAAATCTTTGCCCGTGCAAGAGGTAGAGTGGAAGCACACGAACTGTTGCAAAATGGCATAGAAAATTTTACTCGTGAGACTTTTTCCAGTGCTTTGGAATTAGGACGCAAGACGTTATTAGAATTAGGTATGCATCCCCATCAGGCTTATCGGGTGCAACAGCATTTCCGCCGTTTAGATATGCGGATGCTACGTGAATTGATGCCTCATCATCATGGTGATGTGGCACAGATTTCTAGAGTGAAGGAAGCACGCCGTGAACTTGAGGATATTTTCCAGCGTGAAATGCAAAATGAACGGCGGCAATTAGATGGTTGGGATACATACGAATAA
- a CDS encoding YheV family putative zinc ribbon protein, translating to MTIMRKRFIAGAICPQCHALDTLALWREEQKEVVECVRCGHHQYQLDTPSKATRSGEHVIGMFRPH from the coding sequence ATGACAATCATGCGTAAAAGGTTTATTGCGGGTGCGATTTGTCCACAGTGTCATGCGTTAGACACCTTGGCATTATGGCGAGAAGAGCAAAAGGAAGTGGTGGAATGTGTGCGCTGTGGTCATCATCAATATCAGCTCGATACGCCCTCGAAAGCTACCCGCTCTGGTGAGCATGTGATCGGTATGTTTCGTCCTCATTAG
- the degS gene encoding outer membrane-stress sensor serine endopeptidase DegS, producing MLLKLLRSVILGLIFASILLILLPVLRSFFMEKNEGRQESAIKDVPISYSQGVRRAAPAVVNVYNRSLGSATRNGLAIRTLGSGVIMSDKGYIVTNKHVINHAEQIIVALQDGRVYEASLVGSDSLTDLAVLKIDADNLPVIPIDSQRITHIGDVVLAIGNPYNLGQTVTQGIISATGRIGLSDSGRQNFLQTDASINRGNSGGALINTLGQLVGINTLSFDKSSNGETPEGIGFAIPAALASKVMQKLIRDGRVIRGYIGITGNDYPPFNAINAKQGATHGIKVNQISPSGPAATAGVQVGDIILNVNNNKVVSTIETMDQVAEIHPGTPVSVLILRHGQQIILKITISEYPDN from the coding sequence ATGTTACTTAAGTTATTGCGCTCTGTTATTTTAGGTCTGATTTTTGCCTCTATTTTACTGATATTATTACCGGTATTACGTTCGTTTTTTATGGAAAAAAACGAGGGTAGACAGGAGAGTGCTATTAAAGACGTTCCCATCAGTTATAGTCAGGGAGTAAGGCGCGCAGCTCCGGCGGTGGTCAATGTTTATAACCGTAGCCTGGGGAGTGCCACTCGGAATGGCCTCGCGATACGGACGTTGGGTTCTGGCGTTATTATGAGTGATAAAGGGTACATTGTTACTAATAAACACGTCATCAATCACGCAGAGCAAATTATTGTGGCACTACAAGATGGTCGCGTATACGAAGCCTCACTCGTTGGCTCAGACAGTTTGACCGATCTGGCGGTGTTAAAAATTGATGCAGATAATTTGCCGGTGATCCCGATTGATAGCCAACGCATAACACATATTGGTGATGTGGTGCTAGCGATAGGTAATCCCTATAATCTTGGGCAGACGGTCACTCAGGGTATCATCAGTGCGACAGGTCGTATTGGCTTGAGTGATTCTGGGCGGCAAAATTTTCTACAAACCGATGCATCAATTAACCGTGGCAACTCCGGTGGTGCCTTGATCAATACATTAGGCCAGTTGGTGGGGATTAATACTTTATCATTCGACAAAAGCAGTAACGGAGAAACGCCGGAAGGGATAGGCTTTGCTATTCCCGCTGCACTGGCAAGCAAAGTGATGCAAAAACTGATCCGCGATGGGCGTGTTATTCGCGGTTATATTGGTATCACGGGTAACGATTATCCGCCATTTAATGCGATTAATGCTAAACAAGGCGCGACACACGGCATTAAAGTGAACCAGATTTCACCCAGCGGGCCTGCTGCCACAGCGGGTGTACAGGTTGGCGATATTATTCTGAATGTTAATAACAATAAAGTCGTCTCTACCATAGAAACGATGGATCAGGTGGCTGAAATACATCCTGGTACGCCTGTTTCAGTACTGATATTACGTCATGGTCAGCAAATAATATTAAAAATAACCATCAGTGAATACCCGGATAATTGA
- the kefG gene encoding glutathione-regulated potassium-efflux system ancillary protein KefG yields MLQPPKILLLYAHPEPQSSVANRVLLQAIQKLEHVTVHDLYAHYPDSFIDAQYEQRLLQEHHVIVFQHPLYTNSCPALLKEWLDRVLVRGFANGPTGGALKGKYWRSVITTGEPDVAYQLGGYNRYPMSDILRPFELTALMCRMHWMIPIIIYCARRQNPELLQQQADKYAQWLQSPFDTTGTVLQEV; encoded by the coding sequence ATTTTGCAACCACCTAAAATCCTATTGTTATATGCTCATCCTGAACCACAAAGCTCGGTTGCGAATCGGGTTTTGCTGCAAGCTATTCAAAAATTAGAACATGTTACCGTGCACGATCTCTACGCGCATTATCCGGATTCTTTTATTGATGCCCAGTATGAACAACGATTGTTACAGGAGCATCATGTCATTGTGTTTCAACACCCTCTGTATACCAATAGTTGTCCGGCCTTGCTAAAAGAATGGCTGGATCGGGTATTAGTACGCGGTTTTGCCAATGGACCGACTGGAGGTGCTCTGAAGGGAAAATACTGGCGTTCGGTGATTACTACGGGTGAACCTGATGTGGCGTATCAGTTGGGTGGTTATAACCGTTATCCGATGAGTGATATCCTGCGGCCTTTTGAGCTGACAGCGTTGATGTGCCGCATGCATTGGATGATCCCGATTATCATTTATTGTGCACGGCGGCAAAATCCGGAGTTATTACAACAACAAGCCGATAAATATGCGCAGTGGCTGCAATCGCCATTTGATACCACAGGTACGGTTTTGCAAGAGGTCTAA